CATCGTACATCGCACGATTGGCTAGGAATCTCTGCCAATCGGAACGAGCGCGTAAAACGACGTTGCCCTCACCTGCTAGCTTTGTCATACTTTCCAGACGAGCGACCATAAGTGCCGTACCAGCGCGAACGCCGCCTTCGGTATCCAGAAAATCGCGAGCATAGAACAGATACCACTGTCCGTCATCATCGCAAAATGGGTGCGGATCGATCGCAAACGCACAAGTCTCTGGGTCTAATAACGGTTCTCCCACATCTTCATATGGCCCCAACGGTTCGGAACTGGTGGCAACACGCAACTGATGCCTTTTATCTTCGTGTCCCACAGAGTAATACAGATAGAACGTGCCATCGCAGTAAGCGACTTCCGGTGCCCAAAAGTTATCACCCAGCGCGGGGTCTGGTCGCAAAAGTGCATTCCCGGCAAACTGCCAATTCACAAGGTCATCGGAACGCAGCAGCGGAAATACTAGGCGTTTGCCAATTTCGTCAACTTGCCCTTCTGCTTCCGCTGGCCCTGTCCCGATCGCATAATACACGCCCTGGTATTTCCAAACAAATGGATCGGCAAAATACCCGTTGTAAACTGGATTGGTGTAAGTTCTCATTATGTACGAACGCTAATATTTAAAATTCACATAAGTTTCGGCCTTATTTTCTGGCAACTCCTCTACCACTTCGCACCGAAGCATCTGCTGTAAATCCTCTGGCAGAGTTTGGTAGTAATTTCGTGGCAGCGTTAAATCTACTTTTGGTGTGTGCAGCCAGTGCATCACATAACCCATTACTACCATCGGTCTTGGCTTTTGGGTTCGGTTAGGTGAACCTCTGTGCATTGCTAAGGGCGATCGAATCGTAACATCACCAGGCTGCATATAAAAAGATTCCATCGGAATCTCACCGGCTCTAATCTTCACCAGCGCCTCCTCACGCGGCATAACATGAGTTCCGCGTGCCATCTGAAACGGGCCATTATCTGCCGTTACTTCAACCAATGGAAAATTAACTGCTAAAGCGTAAAGCGGCGTAACAATTCGATCGGAAAACAACGGACGGAAATCGCGATG
This DNA window, taken from Aerosakkonema funiforme FACHB-1375, encodes the following:
- a CDS encoding glycoside hydrolase family 43 protein: MRTYTNPVYNGYFADPFVWKYQGVYYAIGTGPAEAEGQVDEIGKRLVFPLLRSDDLVNWQFAGNALLRPDPALGDNFWAPEVAYCDGTFYLYYSVGHEDKRHQLRVATSSEPLGPYEDVGEPLLDPETCAFAIDPHPFCDDDGQWYLFYARDFLDTEGGVRAGTALMVARLESMTKLAGEGNVVLRARSDWQRFLANRAMYDGIYDWHTLEGACVRKYKGRYYCFYSGGRWETDSYGVDYGVADSVMGSYSDAGNEAGPRVLRSVPGYVLGPGHNSIVLGKDDLTEYIIYHAWDTNMQARRMCIDKLIWTDFGPRCNGPTWTPQELDHLSPNR
- a CDS encoding phytanoyl-CoA dioxygenase family protein: MIQEVGSAKFTAAELDRLAAELNRDGICVIRGLFDRHLIEQWAEAFDALFQLRQNQPGGLAPREQARYYLTFPWVQPFANQDVFANPVILGILDRVFFQEYRLVQLAADIPCQGSDYQEIHRDFRPLFSDRIVTPLYALAVNFPLVEVTADNGPFQMARGTHVMPREEALVKIRAGEIPMESFYMQPGDVTIRSPLAMHRGSPNRTQKPRPMVVMGYVMHWLHTPKVDLTLPRNYYQTLPEDLQQMLRCEVVEELPENKAETYVNFKY